The sequence atcatcagttgacATTTTCTAAATTGATTTTATGTCTTATAATACATCTACTTCCCTACTTCTTGCttcataatttgattttttgatttttattttttcccaatATAATTGTATATGTTATAACGAATAGTTGTATTTGTTTTACCAGAGGATTCACAGTTTCATTCTCATGGAGAGTCCCCATCAAGCACTGCCACCCTGAATATATTAAAGGCATCGTATTAATATCACATAACAATGCATTGCAAAAAGTAATGTTTTGCTAAATACACCTTCAATTTCATACCTGAGACATTGACGAATTAGGTACACTACTGCCAGTATGTTGGGCGAACATTGCATCCATGCGCATAATCACTTCAGCCATTTGTCGTTGCCTTGCTTCTGATTCTTGCTGCCTTGCTTCTGATTGGGCAAATTGTTCTTGTACTTGGGCTAGTTGCTCAGTCAGTCTAGTGGAGTTGCTCTCCAACTCCAAAATTCTTTAGGTTGTTCTGGTTGGCAACGATGGAGTTGAAGTAAACTGTGAAGCATTTGTTGCACTTCTTCCGGATGGGGTGACTCCAAGTCCCACCCCACGTACACGTCCAGGGCACTCTGGACCAAACACCTGAGCATATGCATCGTTTGTGGACTAGAGAATTCCACTACCAGTCTCTCCTTGTAGTCGCACGCCCTCTCGGCTCAGAAGTTCTTCCATCCTAGTCTATAAGTTTTCCCACAATAAACAAATAGCATATTACACACCATAAgcaatacaaacacaaaatacaataaaattccaTTAAAATTGTGCTTACTATGTTCCCCTGCGCATGAGGAGTAACACCAGTCCCATCTCTCCTACGGTATACTTTTAGATACACATTAGCGCGTTCAACCGGAGCCCCTTTATCTTTTGCCTACATGATGAACAAAATTTCATACAATAAACACAATTGCTCTCAGATTTGTCATATTGTTTATCATTTGTATtgactaaggtgttcatgaatTCTACGTTTATATCTATCACTAACAAGAAAGTAACAATGAATTTTCAACATTTACAGTGATTCAAAAGCATAAAATCAGCTAATGTGATACACGAATACAGTAGCAATTGTAATGCATTTCTTACCATGTCATGAGAAATTTGTGCAAAACTTTCAGCCCCAGATATTGCTATCTCCTTCTGTTTCCCTCGACTGACCTTGTTTTTGTTACTTAATGTCTGCAACCACATTACCGGAAAAGTATATGAAAAGTAAACATCTCTTGACTAAGGTATGTTACTACTTAATGTAAGTTTTTGTCTCGTCTGTGTTTGTCATTGTGCATTcataatatatttatgtttCTAATTACCCTCCTCCTCAGTGTAAAAATAAGAGTTGATAAAATTCGGTTTTGCAGCATGTGTGTGACTTAAATATTCGGTTTTGCAACATGTTTGCTATTAGTTTATCTAAATTGGTTATACTCATTCATCTGGATGGTTTATTGGTGTGATTATGTATTGTGTGCATTTAAGTTATATGTTAAGAACTATGTTGTGATCTTCTAAGTACAAACACAAACTAGTTAAAAAGCGTGTTTTTAGtattaaaagaagaagatacaTCATAACCCAAGCATGGAATAGAACATAAAGGACAAATGAATTCGGACTAAGGAGTATGTAAGCCTTTGCCCATAGCCTAAACTACATAGATTAGCCAGTGCAGCAAGATAAGTGACTTACGATAAAATTACTATTTCATTTGTTTACTATGAcacaaatgaaattttttttgttatatatttcttattgaGACCCCTGGCATAAATATGATGAACTTGCATACCCTTGTAGTAGTCGTAGTCCCCAACCAATCTCTAAATAATAGTAATCTTAAGTTTATGTTGTTGATGGGGGCAAAACAACTCTATCACATCTATTGGAAAGTGCTTTGGAGCTACACTAATTATATTACACATAACAAGaagatttagtttttcttagaGTGAAACATGGCCAACATGATATCATTGACTAAATTACGACTAAAATGAGATAAACGAATAAAGTAGCAGTACCACAGTTTTCTCATCGAACCAATAGTTAACCATCTCCTCCCACTGCTCCGCCATTACCCTCCGCGGTGTCCTCCTGGCCAATACTTGTTCCTTTGTCCACCCTCGTACATGAATCTTCTTCAACTTAGTCCTTCGATTTCTCCTAAGGACCCCGAGTATATGCATTGCCCATCCCTTTTGATCAAGTGGTTTAACAATATCTTCATCAATGAGATACCGTTGCTGAAATGCAAAAATGGAGTTAGCAAAGCACAAGCACGGACCCTACTGAATATGACATTGGATATACGACAGAGACTGTAAATGACTATTACttatactttattttcatattacCTTAATCTCCTTCCAACaatcatctttaaatttttcatCGACTTTGGGCCACCCAGCAGGGACAAGTGGGCATAACAACCCATTGTGACAGAAAGTTCCCAACCACGGAACAAATATTTTACCGTCATCATCAATCGGTTGCCCTTGATCATTTAACGGCAACAGGATCTTCCAGGATCCATCCAATGCCTATATGTCAGCTAGGTTTGTAGGACCACGTCGTTTAGGTGTATTTTCCGCTGCTGGCCTTTGTTCATAATCATCTGTATATACAAAACCACCAATATTAGAGCTGAATTATCAATTCTCACAAGTAATGAAACATATCACAGCATGGAAAATGTAGACATCTACTAACTTAATGTGATATTAAGGgtttataatttcatttaaacaaaacattAGTACATTTCTGAAGGAGAGATTTCAGGAGGCGATTTTAAGACAGAGAAGTCACctatattttgaattatatagATTAAACTTCTACATAGCGGTGTGTacaataacataaaatatatacataatcgagaagatgcaagaaaattttAGGAAGAAAGTCTACATGTTTCAACCATTCAGGGTGCATATACATTTGTAGATGAATTCTTCTACATTACTTGTTCCTTCTATATATGTGCAGTCTTAACTCTTCAACAAGTAAGaaatgtatttattataatatttatgtggGACCAATCACATAAGttaccatgtcaatttataaatCTTCTATGGAAATGGAAAAAGACAAATGTATGCAATGGTAGCCATTGAAAAGTTATCAGAAGGAGCAAAGTGAAAAGCATCATTTCTATTAAGccattggagaaaaaaaaaaaaaaaaatccccttcAACAAGTAGCCAATGGGGGAGGGAATTTTAAAAGGGCAAGTCTAATATGAACTTTATATAATATGACATCCTTTGACTCCTCTAAACTTCCTCTAAGATTGttacataaaaatttgaaagaccatatttttttaagtcatcattctaaaatatatattttataaaatttgattttttgagccacaacttaaaaaaacaccaaattatattaatttaaatacaGTTTAATGACTAAAGCATCCTAAAACactaaacacatcctaaattaCGTTTGATCTTCTGTAAGTGATTGTGTTTGG is a genomic window of Quercus lobata isolate SW786 chromosome 2, ValleyOak3.0 Primary Assembly, whole genome shotgun sequence containing:
- the LOC115961623 gene encoding uncharacterized protein LOC115961623 — its product is MGLLNLLAWKQDLLALDGSWKILLPLNDQGQPIDDDGKIFVPWLGTFCHNGLLCPLVPAGWPKVDEKFKDDCWKEIKQRYLIDEDIVKPLDQKGWAMHILGVLRRNRRTKLKKIHVRGWTKEQVLARRTPRRVMAEQWEEMVNYWFDEKTVTLSNKNKVSRGKQKEIAISGAESFAQISHDMAKDKGAPVERANVYLKVYRRRDGTGVTPHAQGNITRMEELLSREGVRLQGETGSGIL